The following are from one region of the Oikeobacillus pervagus genome:
- a CDS encoding DNA-directed RNA polymerase subunit alpha → GVLHEFSTIEGVVEDVTTIILNIKKLALKIYSDDEKTLEIDVQGEGVVTAADITHDSDVEILNPDLHIATLGKNANLRMRLVAQRGRGYTPADQNKRDDHPIGVIPIDSIYTPVSRANYQVENTRVGQLNNYDKLSLDVWTDGSIGPKEAISLGAKILNEHLNIFVGLTDEAQNAEIMVEKEEDQNEKVLEMSIEELDLSVRSYNCLKRAGINTVQELANKTEEDMMKVRNLGRKSLEEVKSKLDELGLSLRKDD, encoded by the coding sequence GGTGTACTGCACGAGTTCTCAACAATTGAAGGCGTCGTGGAGGATGTAACAACCATCATTTTGAATATAAAAAAATTAGCGTTAAAGATCTATTCTGATGACGAAAAAACGCTGGAAATTGATGTTCAGGGTGAAGGAGTTGTAACAGCAGCTGATATTACGCATGATAGTGATGTGGAAATCTTAAACCCTGATTTACACATTGCCACTCTTGGGAAAAATGCGAATCTCCGTATGCGATTAGTAGCCCAACGTGGACGTGGTTACACTCCGGCTGATCAAAACAAACGTGATGATCATCCAATTGGCGTTATCCCAATCGACTCCATTTATACACCTGTATCACGGGCAAACTATCAAGTTGAGAATACACGTGTAGGTCAATTAAACAACTATGATAAGCTTTCTCTTGACGTTTGGACAGATGGAAGCATCGGTCCAAAAGAGGCGATTTCTTTAGGAGCAAAAATATTAAATGAACATTTAAATATTTTCGTAGGTCTTACGGATGAAGCTCAAAATGCTGAAATCATGGTTGAAAAAGAAGAAGATCAAAATGAAAAAGTTCTTGAAATGAGTATTGAAGAACTAGATCTTTCAGTTCGTTCTTACAACTGTTTAAAACGTGCTGGTATTAATACCGTACAAGAGTTAGCCAATAAAACAGAAGAAGATATGATGAAAGTTCGAAATCTTGGTCGGAAATCACTAGAAGAAGTGAAATCCAAACTAGATGAGTTAGGTTTAAGCTTAAGAAAAGACGATTAA